The nucleotide sequence TTTCAGGGGATATAGTCTGATTGTTTTTGATATAACTTTGCATTAAGCTTCTAACCTGACCATCATCTCCAAGAGCTTTGGCGGAGCTGTAGGTTACAATACTTGGATCGGTATTGCTTATACCAGCAGCTTTCATGAAACCACCACCTCCATTGTATCTGTAGTCATTTATTGCTACAGTAAAGACATCAGAATCTTTAATTGGTACTCCGTTAATCTTGAGATTTTTTATTCTGTCTCCAGAGGCAATTCTTCCTGTTGAAGGATCAATTGTGCAAGCAGGCTGCGTTAAGTCTATATCGTAGGTAGCACCATATAGCTGATCTAAATTATAGTCAGGAACATTTAAGGCAGGGTCTTTTGCAATTGAATCATTAGGACTTGAAACCTGTTTATAATATCTTACGGAGTATTCAAGCCAATCTTTTAGCTGTTTTCCAGTCATTTTTATGCCATATAAATAATTCTCATAAACATATACAGACATAATATCTTTTATAGTTACATCACCTTTTGGAATGTAAGCAGAAGAACTTAAAGGAGCTGCTATTGAAAGTTGAGCATTAGCTGCATCCTTTTGCACTTTGTTTATTAATTCCATTATGGCAGTAGGTTGAGTTGTTTGGTTACTGCCTGTAAATTCTCCCGTGGAGGTTCCTAGTTTAGTTGATATATAGTCCAAGGTTTTATTTTGATAGGGCTGAATTATATTAACTATATTAGGGTCTTCGGGAATCGAATCTGTCATCTTAACGTTTTGGGTATTTATAGTTGAGGCATTTCCGCTGTTATCTAGGGTTATATCTATTTGTGATACAAAAGTTCCCCATTTGTTTGGTTCAACAACAGGTACAGTTTTTCCATTTGGATTTTTTAAGCTTGTATCATTAACAGTAACATGAGCGTGACCTGCAACTATGGCATCAATACCTGAAACATTTGTAGCTATTGCTTTAATTTGATTTTCTGGAATTGTATCAGCTGCACCTTCTTCACCACTATGGGCAGCTACTATAACTACATTTGCTCCTGCCGCTTTCATTCTAGGAACCCAAAGTTTAGCTTCGTCAACTAGATCATTAAAATGAAGCCCTGCATAGTGAGAAGGGTCTTCCCAATCGGGTATGCATTTAGTTGTAAGACCTAATATTCCCACATTTACTGTTTTACCATTTATGTTAAAGGTCTTAATATAGTAGGGATTAACAAAGTTTGTATTGTCACTATTATAAGTATTTGCGGATAAAACATTTATATTTTCCTTACGTGCATCACTTATAACTCTGTTTAAAGTTGGCAAACCATAATTGAATTCGTGGTTTCCAAGTGTCCAAGTATCGTATTTCATAGCTCCCATAATCTTCATAAGAGGATATTCAGAAGTTGTATCTATCTTATCATAATAGTACGAAAGGGGAGTTCCTTGAATAGTATCGCCATCATCTATAAGCATTACGTTAGGTTTTGAAGCACGAACAGAATTAACATATGAGGATACTTTAGCTAAGCCTTGAGTGTTTGTTGGTGCTTTTCCTGTTGCATAGTCGTAATTGAGAACATTTCCATGGATATCAGAGGTTGCAAGGATAGAAATTGTAGATGGTATTTGTGTAGCTGAGTTTACAATCCTGTTATCCATTGTGTAGTTAACTGTGTTATTTGCTTTTACATTATCCATTAAAGCATCACGCACAAGCTTATGAGTATCAGCTAAGGTTGATTTTATATCAGATTTATTGAATCTTAAAAAGCCATCTCCGCCAGTAAGTACGAAATCAGGACCTGCAAGCTTTAAAGTTTCTGTGTCATTTATTGGAGTTTCATTTTCTCTGGTTATAGAAGTTATTTTGTTTCCGTAGGATTTTGATGGATCATAAGTGAATTTAATTCCTGAGACTTGAAGCCCTTTTCCACCAAGAGTGGTATTAGGATAGCTTGAATCTTGATAGTTTCCAACAGCTTGTTCTAGAATATCCTTTAGTTGAGCTTTGTTTAGGGTAACCGTTTCTATGTCGTTGTCAAAAGGCATTAAGGCATATATGTCTCCATAGGTAACATCACCACTGCTTAAATCTGTTCTTAAACCACCATTATTAGATATCCCTATATCAGCATTGGCATAATTTTTTATAACATCCGATGCCCAATTGCCTAAAGCCGATTCACCATAGGGATTAGAGGTTTGAGTTCTAGTTATAGTATTTTTGATATTACCTAAAACTTGATTTAATGTGGGACCAACAGACGCCTTAGCATCATTTACAATACTAGAAATATCAGGATCGGTTGTTGGATTAGAAGACTTGTAGCCATTTGCATTATCTAAAGCAATATAGCTAGAGGTTGTATTTAAAAAATGTACACTTCCATCAGCGGCTACAGTCATCTTTAAATCTGCAAAACCTTTACCGTTGCAATTTGCATTTATGACAGGTATATTGTTAACCAGCTTTTCTTCAATAGTGTTGGTGTGACCTCCAAATACTGCATTTACATTTGAAAGTTTGCTTACTATGTTATCTAGATTGTCTTCACCTTCATGAACTACAGCAATGATTACATCTGCCTTATTATTATTTTTAATATCACTAGCAACACTGTTAATTTCAGTTGCTAAGTCAGTAAAAATTTTATCTGATACATAGGAAGGCGTAACGATATTAGGTGTTTCATTTGTTATTCCACCTATAAATGCTATTCTAACACCATCTTTTGTTATTATTTTATAAGGGTCGAAAACTCTACTGCCTTTACTGCCATCTGGATTTTTGTTATATAGATTTGAACATATTATGTTGTAATTAGCACCTTGCATAGTTGTATTTGTTAAAGTGTCTAAGCCCCAATCAAATTCATGATTTCCAAGAGTAGTAAACTGCATTCCAAGGCTGTCCATAACCTTTTGAACTGGAACACCTTTTAAAATGTTGGATAGAGCAGAGCCTTGATAAAGATCACCACCGCCAAAAACAATGGTATCGGGGTTAGAAGCGCTAACAGCTTTTACCCTATTTCCAAGAACTGAAGCAACAGGATTTGCGGGATTGCTTGTATCTTCTAGTGCACCGTGAAAATCGTTGATTTCAACTAAGTCAAAAGTTTTGTCATTAGAAGCTGCAAAAGATCTTAGTGGGAAATTTCCAAGCAAGGTGAAAATCACGAAAAATATCAATAGCATCCTTGCTGTTAGATAATTTAATTTTTTTTGTTTAGACAAATTATATCCCCCCATTTGGTAGTTTTATATTAATTTTATCACAAAAATTATGAAATTAATTAAATTAATGTTAAAATTTATTAATATAAGTAAAAAATGTTTAAGGAATATTAACATGTGGTAATTTTGACTATTTTCGATAGGAATTACGTTTTGACGAATTACAAAAGTATAATAGAGAATGGTGAAGAATGTTGGAAATTATTAATATAAACAGCTGTAAGAAGAAAAGGATTGCCTTTATAAAAAGGGCAATCCTAAATTGATTTGGTGAATTTTATATTATAAAGTATTTTGGATGTCTTCTGTGACTTTAATATCCTTTTTTAAACATAAATCAAAGCAAACTTTTATTAGGTATACAAAGGTGGTTATGTTTAAGAGTGATATAAATACTATTAGCATTGAACTCGATGAATTAACATTCATATTAAGCCTGTTAAACAAGATTGTGTGCATATTAGCGTAATTTATAAAGCTTAGTAAGAGAGAAATCAAGAGAAGTCTTTTATCTTTAAAGTATATATAAGCTAAAATTGATGCTAAAACTGCTGTAAACATGTATCTTTCATGCATTCCAACCGAAAAGTTAAATACACCAACTACTTGTATTAAGGCAGCTAAGGTTGAAGCGTATTTGTTTTTACTTTTTAAATAGAAAAAGCCTGAAATTAAAGTTATTAAAACTATAAAAAGCATTCCCCAAGTATGATAACTGAATATAAACATTGTGTTTGAGTCTTTTACTCTATTGGCTCCAATTAAAGAATAAAAATTAAAAGCATTATTTGATGCATATGGATATTCTGAAACCTCTCTTGTATAAAGGTCAAAAATCCAAGTTATATTTCCCTTTGATATGGAAAAAGGTGCAAGTACAATTATTGTCGTTATAAACCCTGAAGCTATGGATTTAAAAATAGACTTTAAATTTTTATTTTTTATATACCAGAACAAAACTAGTGGAAGAAAGATGATTCCTTGTGGTTTCATTAATACAGACAAAGCAAAGAATATAGAAGACGGTACTATCTTATCCTCAGATATAAAGTAAACTGCAAGTATAACTAATAGTGTAAAGAAAGAATCTGCTTGACCCCATAAGGTTGAATTTATTAATATTGCTGGATTAAATAAATAAAATAGCGTAAGTGCAAAGCTTGTTTCATAAGAAAAACGCTTTATAGAGAGTCTATACACAAAGTAGGCTGAAAATATATCTGCAATTATAGATGGAAGTTTTATAAGTAGCGTTGAGTAATTACTCATAAATGAGCTAGAAGCTATTTTACCAATAATAGATAGAACGTAGAGGTACACAGGAGGATAGTCTACAGATCCATTAGTGTATACGGCTGCAAGATTTTTAGCAGCGGTTAAGGCCCATTGTTTATAAAGACCTATGTCTGTAACATACCCAGTTATTAAAAGTCCCACAATAATTCTAAATAGAAATCCAATTACGAGAAAAGCTGCAAGTATAAACCCTCTGTTTTCAGTGCTTATTTTTATTTTCTTTTTAACTATAGCAAGATATGCACAAATAACTATAGCAAAGAAGCCTAAGGAGTAGATTAGTACTTCCGAGGAATATTTACTGCTGGAGTTAAACTCACCTCCACCCATCATTCTCTGAGGTTTTGATACATTGTGGTTAAAGTTATTAGGTGGAGCGGATTTAGAGTTTGCATTGGAATTAGAAGGGTGTTGTGCTGGAGCACCTTTCATATTGGGTTGACCGTTAAGCTTTCTTGAAGAGCTGTTAAAGCTTTTGTTAAATCCACCCCCCATTTTAAGAAAACCTGTATTTTTTTCGCTGCTTTTGTATGTAGATAAAGTGTAAACACATATAATTGCCAAGACAAGCATGATAAACGATAAAATGAATTTAGTCCAATTCTTCTTCAAAGTTTCCATAGAAAAACCTCCTTAATGATAAAATGCAGGGAAACTAATCTAAAAGCAATTTATACATATAAGGCTTTAAAAGATTGGAGAAATGTATAAATTGATAATTAGACTAGTTTCTTTATTTATGGGTACTGTATCATATGAAAGTTAATATATAGATATACCACTGGGGGTTGTATATCTATATATTAAGCTTCCGTATATTTGAATTATATATATGAATTGTCGTTTCAATATCAAATTATTGTGTGAAATATATGTGAAAACAAAAAACTGTGTTGATAGGTAATATCAACACAGTTTAGAAATTATATTATTTAAGTAAAGCTAGCCAATATTAAGTTTTGTAATTTCTTCATTTAGAGCTTTTTCTACAGTAACATTCTCAAGAACTAAATCTTTAATATTGTTGAAGTACATACCGTTTCTTTTCATTGGTTCTAAAAAGCTCATCATATCAGCATAATCTTCCTTTGCATTTTCATCGAAGGATACAGATACATTTTTCATAGAAACTTTTTCTATTTTCTGTTCTGGAAGACCGTACATGAATGCAGCACATACATGAGCGTTTGTACAAGTTACATCTTCTACGTATATACTTCCTATGTAAGGGGTTTTATCATCAACGGGTAATTTTTCTTTACTCCAAACATATTCTGTTTTTCCATCGTCATCGCAGAAGTAGAAGGAGTTAATTGAAAATGGTGTTAGCACCTTGTCCATCTTTATATTTTTCATGTGAATATTATCTATAATACCTTTGGAACCTCTGCCACGTCTTGTTTTAATTCTAAGACCTCTATCAGTGGCATTAAAGATGCATTTTTCTATAAATATAGATTTAAGTCCAGAAGACATTTCACTTCCAAGTACAACAGCTCCATGACCTGAACGCATATTACAATTTCTTATATTTATGTTTTCAGAGGAAACTGGATTCTTTTTGCTTATATCTATTTTTCCCGATTTTATTGCTATGCAGTCATCGCCAACTGAAAAAGTATCTCCGAGTATTAAAA is from Clostridium acetobutylicum ATCC 824 and encodes:
- a CDS encoding bifunctional metallophosphatase/5'-nucleotidase, which gives rise to MSKQKKLNYLTARMLLIFFVIFTLLGNFPLRSFAASNDKTFDLVEINDFHGALEDTSNPANPVASVLGNRVKAVSASNPDTIVFGGGDLYQGSALSNILKGVPVQKVMDSLGMQFTTLGNHEFDWGLDTLTNTTMQGANYNIICSNLYNKNPDGSKGSRVFDPYKIITKDGVRIAFIGGITNETPNIVTPSYVSDKIFTDLATEINSVASDIKNNNKADVIIAVVHEGEDNLDNIVSKLSNVNAVFGGHTNTIEEKLVNNIPVINANCNGKGFADLKMTVAADGSVHFLNTTSSYIALDNANGYKSSNPTTDPDISSIVNDAKASVGPTLNQVLGNIKNTITRTQTSNPYGESALGNWASDVIKNYANADIGISNNGGLRTDLSSGDVTYGDIYALMPFDNDIETVTLNKAQLKDILEQAVGNYQDSSYPNTTLGGKGLQVSGIKFTYDPSKSYGNKITSITRENETPINDTETLKLAGPDFVLTGGDGFLRFNKSDIKSTLADTHKLVRDALMDNVKANNTVNYTMDNRIVNSATQIPSTISILATSDIHGNVLNYDYATGKAPTNTQGLAKVSSYVNSVRASKPNVMLIDDGDTIQGTPLSYYYDKIDTTSEYPLMKIMGAMKYDTWTLGNHEFNYGLPTLNRVISDARKENINVLSANTYNSDNTNFVNPYYIKTFNINGKTVNVGILGLTTKCIPDWEDPSHYAGLHFNDLVDEAKLWVPRMKAAGANVVIVAAHSGEEGAADTIPENQIKAIATNVSGIDAIVAGHAHVTVNDTSLKNPNGKTVPVVEPNKWGTFVSQIDITLDNSGNASTINTQNVKMTDSIPEDPNIVNIIQPYQNKTLDYISTKLGTSTGEFTGSNQTTQPTAIMELINKVQKDAANAQLSIAAPLSSSAYIPKGDVTIKDIMSVYVYENYLYGIKMTGKQLKDWLEYSVRYYKQVSSPNDSIAKDPALNVPDYNLDQLYGATYDIDLTQPACTIDPSTGRIASGDRIKNLKINGVPIKDSDVFTVAINDYRYNGGGGFMKAAGISNTDPSIVTYSSAKALGDDGQVRSLMQSYIKNNQTISPENSNNWKLYTTPVSDTSTVPVAPTPIVNPLPTNNSTTSTGSNIPGEATTGAQPSSTTTSDAPNCQLSPNSECQENTTSIKTLPKTGSMIDSTVLLIIGTLLLLLGLAFIIWNKFKNKQKSVQ
- a CDS encoding glycosyltransferase 87 family protein; translated protein: METLKKNWTKFILSFIMLVLAIICVYTLSTYKSSEKNTGFLKMGGGFNKSFNSSSRKLNGQPNMKGAPAQHPSNSNANSKSAPPNNFNHNVSKPQRMMGGGEFNSSSKYSSEVLIYSLGFFAIVICAYLAIVKKKIKISTENRGFILAAFLVIGFLFRIIVGLLITGYVTDIGLYKQWALTAAKNLAAVYTNGSVDYPPVYLYVLSIIGKIASSSFMSNYSTLLIKLPSIIADIFSAYFVYRLSIKRFSYETSFALTLFYLFNPAILINSTLWGQADSFFTLLVILAVYFISEDKIVPSSIFFALSVLMKPQGIIFLPLVLFWYIKNKNLKSIFKSIASGFITTIIVLAPFSISKGNITWIFDLYTREVSEYPYASNNAFNFYSLIGANRVKDSNTMFIFSYHTWGMLFIVLITLISGFFYLKSKNKYASTLAALIQVVGVFNFSVGMHERYMFTAVLASILAYIYFKDKRLLLISLLLSFINYANMHTILFNRLNMNVNSSSSMLIVFISLLNITTFVYLIKVCFDLCLKKDIKVTEDIQNTL